The Solanum pennellii chromosome 7, SPENNV200 DNA segment AACTAGTCTAAAGTGCCACCTGTATCAGTGTTGCGCTTTTCCTGTTCTTTACAGTTTACTCGAAAGTTATAGTAGAAAGAACTGAGCTAGAAATCTGAAGATGTAAAATAATTCCTATATATCTGAAGTGGCAAGCTTCTTTATCAGATTTTTAGGGCTTATTTGGAGAGATATTAGAATAAGGTTTGGATGCAAGCATTATGTATTTCTAAAGAAAGACCCTCTCTTAAAATTCTGCTTACTGAAAAACAAACAGACTTTTGTGTGGGCGACAACTTCTAGTTAGTAGCACACATCATAATTTGAGAGAGATTTTGCATTTGGCATTTTGTGGGTCTACCTATTCTGCAAACTCTTTAAATTGTGGTGGCGGCGGCAGCAACAACCATTTTCCCTCCTTTACTTAAGTATaagaaatagaaaggaaaatatATGGGCAATGACATTTTACAAAGTATAGGGCAATGTTTGGTCTAGAGGTGTTAAGTGGTTGAGTAGCACATTAACTCCATCATTGGTTGTCATAAGAATACTGAAAAAACAATGTTGGTTGTAAGATTTGTACACCATTATGGTGTCTGAGGGGACATCTGGAGAACTGGAGGGGTCCTGGTGTTCCTTGTTTAATATGCCTTGAAGAGGAAGGACTTCCTCATAGAGTCTGTCTGGCTACTTAAACAGTAGAAAATGTAAGAAAGAGGAAGATCCTTCATAAAGTGGTGCTTTTATGCGGATATTGGATCCTTCTGGTACATCACAATATGGCATCAGTACTGTAGAATAAGTTAGCTTGGTAATTCCTGGATGCGCTAAGGAGCTTACAACAAGTTGGAGTAGTGGAATGAGGAGATGTACAAAGCATCAGATGGTCCATCTCACACATGGAAGGATATGGATGGAAGGTACTCAAAGAAGTCAAGGATGTCACTAGTCTGATGGAAAATATGCAAGTACCTTTGGTTCATCTTGGAGTACATAGGCATCCAATTTGTATGCACAAATTTGATGACAGTCGCAGAGAGCTTCACTTTTATTCTTCTTTCCTTTGTAGCATAACTCTCTTATATATGCACTTTCTGCTTTTCTCCATAAGAAAATAGTTAGTTGTCAAAGATAAGTGAGTATTGTTTTTCTGTTTGTATCATTATTCAATTGTTTTCCCCCTTtataaagaaatcaaaattagaaaaacaaACAGTATATGTGTATCCTATTTCATgtcatgataaatatttttctgtTCATGTGACATTTGATTGTCTTAATGGTGTGGTATAAAAGACATTGGTTTATTTTGTTCAGGAAACTTTGATGGAATTTCGTGCTGGTAAAATGCTCATGGAGGGCAAAAAGGTTATCCCTGATTCACGGAAAGGACTTGTTCGTATAGGCAGGGTATGGGAAAAGCAATCatatttgatttggtttatcATTTTTCTTGCTCACCCAAGTTTGAGACCTCGTTTAGTTTACATGGTGGTGATCTTACAAAATGTTGCTTGACAATTTTCTAAATACCTATTGTGATAAGAtgtcattttgatattttaggGTGAAGAGGGACTACTCCATTTTCAGTGGCTTGACCGTAATCTCAACATTGTTGAAGATGTATCCTAGTTCCAGTCAAATATTTGTGAAGTTTGTTATTTGATGTTGCTTCACTTTAATTTTATTGATCGTTGCTCTTATTCTGCATATGGTACCATCCATAGTGATTAAACTGTAAATCTGAAAGTTATTTCTTGACAAAAGTTGATCATAGGATCAGATTGTTTTCCCAGAGGAGGCAGTCTTTGAGAAGGTATTTCTATTCCCTGTTGCTTGTTACTCAGATTACTGAAAAACtgttcaatttcaacaaaataaattcTGTGATTATTAAGATGAAGTTCACAACATACAGAATCAATAGTGTCTAGTGACCAATGACCGAGTTTAAACTTTATTTCCAATCTAAATATTCACTTTTCACTTACAAAGTTACAAGAGGTTCAAACTTCCtccatttgaaaaaaaatccttAAAATTCTCGTTTAGAGGTTCACTTCAATTAATATCTGATGCTAATTCATTGTTTTTCGATGCTCTTCAGGTCAATCAATCATCTGGAAGGGTTTACATTTTGAAGTTCTGTACCGACGATAGAAGGCTTTTCTTTTGGATGCAGGTCATATCTGTTGCCATAGATATCActttatgtttttgaattttgtgatcatgctttgagtTTGTGATAAAATTTTCCTTCATTTCTTGCCAGGAGCCAGCAGCTGACAATGATGCACAGTTATGTAGCTCAGTCAACTTCTACTTGAATCAACCACTAGGTAATCAAGATTTATTCAGTGCCTGTCTTTGTGGGTTTTAATTCTTGCTATTTTGTTTTCCTTTGTCTTCACTTTTATTTTGCTTTATGTCCTTTCTGAAATTTAGTAACTTGAAAAAGTTGATTTATTGAAAGAATGATAACTTCTCCTACCTTCTCCTACCAACCTAGTTTAGGATTACATGAACTCAACAAATATTAAGATTTTTCAAGTTGTCAAGGCCAATATATTCTTTTAGTCTCTGCCtttaattcttttctttcctcTCTGCCTATTGTCAATCCTGCAGACCTAAATGTATTAGCTGTCGACTAGCCATCCCTTGTCTCTTTTCCTTCTGATATAGTTTGTAAGGCTTCTGCATCGTGGACTTGCAATGTGACTAGCTTTTCTTCTCCCTTGTTTACGTgtttcatgttgctgttttaattgttaatttgatttcaattcataaaattaattcataaagtcAAGTGTCATTATGGTTCTTGACGTTTttgatttattgattatttGCTGTTCTGTGTCGATCATGAATGTTGTACCTTTACGAATTTCAAGTGTGGTAGTAGTTGACTGGTCGTAACAACATAAAGGAGTTGAAAATGGAATTTTAATTTGGGGAATGCACTCTAATATGTTGTTCTAGTAACTACATTTGGATGATGTTAATGGGCTTTTCATCTATATGACTTCTATAATTGGAAGAGTGGAagttcatttttactttttgagAAGGTTACAACAGTGGAAGTTCATTTAACGTACCTGTTTTAACCTAGGTAAAATTTAACTTCTTTGAACAGAGTTTCCTGTTGAAGATGAGCCTGAAGCTTCAGCTCCTTTACCAAATTCTGAAGATATGGTAGAAGAAGATATTTCATCGAGGTAATACTAATTCATTGAGAAGTATAAGATCTGTTTTTGATGTTGCATCTTGTCACAAAAATGGGGGAGATTTACATGCTAACAAAGATTTGTAAGAACTGATGCAAATTGGTTTGCCTCACTTTACTTTTACTGAAGAAAACTAGCAACTTAGTTCGACATTGAGTCATAGTTGATTACAAAAACTACTACTAAATCCCAGTCAGAATTAAGTCAGAGAAGATATTTAATTCCTCACTAACCATGCTGCTACAATAATAAACTTAGAGCCCGTTCGGATTGgcttaaattgtttttttaactttgtaaagtcattttaaacttatttgagttatttttaaCTTTGCCAAGCACTCTCTAACTTAAGAagtcatttttgacttattttaagttatttttatatttgccaAAAACATCCACTTAAAAGTAGATTGGACCAAGATGTTGCTCGGACTTTTTAAAAATGTCATCAGGTGCGTGTCGGATCCttcaaaagtagtgcatttttggaggatctgacATGGGTGCaacaacatttttggagagtccgagAAACTTAGGTCCTGAGACAGTTGAAtaatttcttttccttcttgcATTCCTTTTAAAAGTAGTAGTACACAACCATCTTCATTTCTATGAAGTTGCTAGAGGCTGGAAGTTATCATTTAAAATGTTCTGGATGACCTCTTTCAGGGCGGGAAATTTGGTTAGTGCAAGCATGAATACTGAAGCAAGTAGCGATGTGACATCTTCAGGCCCAGTAAAGTTGTCTGATCTTCAAAGAATATTGAGTAATATAGGGTCCACAGGTTCAGTTGACTTACTTCCCTTCAACTTTTCTGAAGTTTAACTGTTTAACAATCTCTTTCAATTAATCTTCATGTGGACCTAATACTATTTCTTATGGTTGGTACAGATGAAGCTGTAGATCCTGATGCAGGTAGGCATTTGATCAACTCATACTTTTTGTTGGTTGTTTTTTTAATGCTTGGGCAGCATGCCAGTTCACTATTTTGTAGTTGAAAGGATTTTGAGGTAGTTAAACCGTTGGTGAGatgattaaaattaaagtaaagaaTATTTGTTAACAAATTTTATGGTATTGTTATGAATCCTTAGGCAAGGATTGATTCACAGGGCGATATATTAATTCAGCTCATTAGAGTCTGAAACCTTAGACTTCAATGGAAGAGAGAACTTCGATCTCTTCAGCTCTTTAAGCGGAGGCTAAAACCTTAGAGTTCAATGC contains these protein-coding regions:
- the LOC107026178 gene encoding 26S proteasome regulatory subunit RPN13 isoform X1, which encodes MGSSSTDTFPQIQETLMEFRAGKMLMEGKKVIPDSRKGLVRIGRGEEGLLHFQWLDRNLNIVEDDQIVFPEEAVFEKVNQSSGRVYILKFCTDDRRLFFWMQEPAADNDAQLCSSVNFYLNQPLEFPVEDEPEASAPLPNSEDMVEEDISSRAGNLVSASMNTEASSDVTSSGPVKLSDLQRILSNIGSTDEAVDPDAGLLRDLSGSSITCTNNSWLLASHIIVHWSIDIRLVTLRLGLGDILRPELILPLIEEIPLEEQLASHLPEGHWTPYELMELLQSPPFRQQLDSFTYVLRTGQIDLTQFGIDPSQYKLTVPSFLEALEDSVSKGSGSNESRQDEKDLRSQTCNRSDPMDEGH
- the LOC107026178 gene encoding 26S proteasome regulatory subunit RPN13 isoform X2, giving the protein MGSSSTDTFPQIQETLMEFRAGKMLMEGKKVIPDSRKGLVRIGRGEEGLLHFQWLDRNLNIVEDDQIVFPEEAVFEKVNQSSGRVYILKFCTDDRRLFFWMQEPAADNDAQLCSSVNFYLNQPLEFPVEDEPEASAPLPNSEDMVEEDISSRAGNLVSASMNTEASSDVTSSGPVKLSDLQRILSNIGSTDEAVDPDAGLGLGDILRPELILPLIEEIPLEEQLASHLPEGHWTPYELMELLQSPPFRQQLDSFTYVLRTGQIDLTQFGIDPSQYKLTVPSFLEALEDSVSKGSGSNESRQDEKDLRSQTCNRSDPMDEGH